CGGCCCCGGATCTTGATGCCGTTGAGCCGGGGCGTGGGCCTCAAACGGTGGAGTCCAAGGGTGATTCCGATGTGCATTGGCGGGTGATGGCTCAAACCGATAACGGTGTTACCACCGTGGTGGCCAAGGATATTGCCCAGGAGTCGATGATCTTGCAGCGCTTGGCCATAGGCCAGGTGGTGATTGGCATGTCGGTGCTGATGATTACTGCCTTGTTTGCCTTCTTCCTCGTGCACCGCGCGCTTCGCCCCTTGCGTGAGGTTGAGGCCACGGCCAAGGCCATTGCCTCGGGTGATTTTGATCGCCGCGTGCCAGAAGGTGGGGAAAACACCGAGGTTGGCGAGCTTTCCCATTCGCTCAACGTGATGCTTGAGCGGCTGCAGGGCTCCATTATCGAGCTGCAGAATAAAGAAGAGCAGATGCGTCGTTTTGTAGGCGATGCCTCCCACGAGCTGCGTACCCCGCTGACCAGCGTCAAAGGCTATGCCGAGCTCTATCGTTCGGGGGCTACCGATGATGCAAAGCTCGTGCTTGAGCGCATTGAGGCCGAGGCTAGCCGCATGAGCGTGCTGGTGGAGGATCTTTTAGCACTGACTCGCGCCGAGGGTTCCCGCTTTGAAGAAGCGGACGTAGATATTCTCGAGCTTTCCCTTTCGGTGGCATCCTCCCTGCGTGCTGCGTATCCAGGCCGTTGCATCGATGTGCGCAGCGAATGTGAGGCCATCCCCGTGGTTCGTGGCGATGCTGCCCGTTTGCACCAGGTGCTTACCAACCTCACCGTCAATGCCATCAAGCACGGTGGTGAGGAGGCGAAGGTGGCTATCAAGCTTTTCGACGCCACGCCCGGGTGGGTCACCATCGAAGTCGCAGACGATGGCATTGGTTTAAGCGAAGAAGACGCCGCGCACATCTTCGAGCGTTTCTACCGAGCCGATACCTCCCGCGCGCGTGCTACCGGCGGCAGTGGTTTGGGCTTGGCCATT
This window of the Corynebacterium pseudopelargi genome carries:
- a CDS encoding sensor histidine kinase, with translation MSVANPYASAVVDPPAKKRKKGSGQSSKPAGLKAVPLRLGLTIIIVVVSGLGLAASSVAVNRTMVELVYSRIDADLERGLGGWASQDSLFHDSTSVAARPPTDFYAVKFFPDGTALEFNEHDSAPDLDAVEPGRGPQTVESKGDSDVHWRVMAQTDNGVTTVVAKDIAQESMILQRLAIGQVVIGMSVLMITALFAFFLVHRALRPLREVEATAKAIASGDFDRRVPEGGENTEVGELSHSLNVMLERLQGSIIELQNKEEQMRRFVGDASHELRTPLTSVKGYAELYRSGATDDAKLVLERIEAEASRMSVLVEDLLALTRAEGSRFEEADVDILELSLSVASSLRAAYPGRCIDVRSECEAIPVVRGDAARLHQVLTNLTVNAIKHGGEEAKVAIKLFDATPGWVTIEVADDGIGLSEEDAAHIFERFYRADTSRARATGGSGLGLAITKTLVESHKGSIGVQSELGKGTVFRIDLPKDPKRTPPQTQSAT